One segment of Treponema pectinovorum DNA contains the following:
- a CDS encoding chromosome segregation SMC family protein, with amino-acid sequence MFLKSLDIFGFKSFADRTHIEFADGITALLGPNGCGKSNVVDAVKWVLAENKAKNLRADTMESVIFNGTETRPALNIAEVTLTIANENGLLPLDDSEIALKRRLYRSGENEYYINNRQVGPTEIRRLFMDTGVGKAAYSVMEQGKIDQILSSKPEDRRYLFEEAAGISRSKAECAEAERELMRTRQNLAQIEIALVENKRNYETLKVQSQKTIQYRKLKDDIFNYELDIQLLRLKSFTQDKARQEAVKAELEAKRAKIQDEIKQVQSSLFENNDKIKDLQTKMNSLQVELATVQTEKTNKLQRAQEYNLRANQIKEKIGILEVKQNSIQEKIDTFNEEIDEREADLHSKNRGLDSIQENMEAVSQNINSANTKMEQNDRFADENSKRIEELNDEISNQQKKLGEITEDIVKELDAKLKESGFSSNAAKQAKDELIESLAKLKIFAEGRKNIISDYFSMANHSSEENEKMIESAIKAFTEVKSLAESVEKSLSKYEKAMPNFFEEFVSPQGIITKKRAIDNEIETLKGQIVKVQEHIHSLRDENSSLIKKIEEYRENLNQLKVTQASMQQAIFGVKQNVDLLKRSLVNEQNNFRQNEQELEEEQRRQEELKDQIVEIQGELASIERRGQKCAEEMADINNQIVLCNSSVSGTQEKLDKKLEEQRKNQNQYEKLTMDLVTSDNDIRNIKQNFIDTHSRDLMEFEERMYKITESSASLKEKLNQSREDLKNLGSVNLMAPEEFEEQKERYEKLQASYDDTNKSLENLIRVSEEIKTKSTEMFLDTYNKIKKNFHNMFRKLFGGGKGELRLVDPQNVLVSGIDIYAEPPGKKLQNIALLSGGEKTMTAVALLFATYQVRPSPFCLLDEIDAALDDKNVSSFVTALRSFSRLSQYIVITHNKKTVTGANTMLGVTMQESGVSKVMTMRLDKEIKIEKEDGEEDFIEEEVEPEPNVYIPPRPAKRIHNPDGSITDPEIEKIKEESKLASQRAMDSLKAEKND; translated from the coding sequence GTGTTTCTAAAAAGTTTGGATATCTTCGGTTTTAAATCATTTGCCGACAGAACTCACATTGAATTTGCAGACGGAATAACAGCCTTGCTAGGTCCTAATGGGTGTGGAAAAAGCAATGTCGTAGATGCTGTAAAATGGGTTCTTGCAGAAAATAAGGCAAAAAATCTCCGAGCAGATACGATGGAATCTGTAATTTTTAATGGAACAGAAACACGCCCCGCGCTAAACATCGCAGAAGTTACACTCACTATTGCAAACGAAAACGGCTTGCTCCCCCTCGACGATTCGGAGATTGCACTAAAGAGGAGATTATATCGGTCAGGAGAAAACGAATACTACATCAACAACAGGCAGGTAGGTCCAACAGAAATCCGAAGGCTTTTTATGGACACTGGAGTTGGAAAAGCAGCCTACTCTGTAATGGAACAGGGAAAAATCGACCAGATACTCTCTTCAAAACCAGAAGATCGCCGCTATCTTTTTGAAGAAGCCGCAGGAATAAGCAGGTCAAAAGCCGAATGTGCAGAAGCCGAACGAGAACTGATGCGCACAAGGCAAAATCTTGCACAAATTGAAATCGCGCTCGTTGAAAATAAGCGAAATTACGAAACTTTAAAAGTTCAAAGCCAAAAAACAATACAATATAGAAAATTAAAAGATGATATTTTCAATTATGAACTCGATATTCAACTTTTGCGCCTAAAATCGTTTACTCAAGACAAAGCTAGGCAAGAAGCTGTAAAGGCAGAACTTGAAGCCAAGCGCGCAAAAATTCAAGATGAAATAAAACAGGTTCAGTCTTCCCTTTTTGAAAATAACGACAAGATAAAAGATTTGCAGACAAAAATGAATTCTCTTCAAGTTGAACTTGCAACCGTCCAGACAGAAAAGACGAATAAACTTCAGCGGGCACAGGAATACAACCTTAGAGCAAATCAGATAAAAGAAAAAATTGGCATTTTGGAAGTAAAACAAAATTCAATTCAAGAAAAAATCGATACGTTCAACGAAGAAATTGACGAGAGAGAAGCCGACCTCCATTCTAAAAATCGCGGACTCGACAGCATACAAGAAAATATGGAAGCCGTAAGCCAGAACATAAACTCTGCAAATACGAAGATGGAACAAAATGACAGATTTGCAGATGAAAATTCAAAAAGAATTGAAGAATTAAACGATGAAATCTCAAATCAACAGAAAAAATTAGGCGAAATAACAGAAGATATCGTAAAAGAGCTCGATGCAAAATTAAAAGAGTCCGGATTTTCTTCAAACGCTGCAAAGCAGGCAAAAGATGAATTGATAGAATCGCTTGCAAAATTAAAAATCTTTGCTGAAGGACGAAAAAACATAATTTCAGATTACTTTTCGATGGCAAATCATTCCTCAGAAGAAAATGAAAAGATGATTGAATCTGCGATAAAAGCTTTTACCGAAGTAAAATCGCTTGCAGAATCTGTGGAAAAATCTTTATCAAAATACGAAAAAGCGATGCCAAACTTTTTTGAAGAATTTGTTTCTCCACAGGGAATCATCACAAAAAAACGCGCAATCGATAACGAAATTGAAACTTTAAAAGGGCAAATTGTAAAAGTTCAGGAGCATATTCATTCTTTAAGGGACGAAAATTCTTCTTTGATAAAAAAAATTGAAGAATACCGCGAAAATTTAAATCAGCTTAAAGTTACACAGGCTTCGATGCAACAAGCAATTTTTGGAGTAAAGCAAAACGTCGACCTTTTAAAACGCTCGCTGGTGAATGAGCAGAACAATTTCCGTCAAAATGAGCAGGAACTTGAAGAAGAACAACGCCGTCAAGAAGAATTAAAAGACCAGATTGTAGAAATTCAAGGCGAATTGGCTTCTATAGAAAGGCGTGGGCAAAAATGTGCCGAAGAAATGGCGGATATTAACAATCAGATTGTGCTTTGCAATTCTTCCGTAAGCGGAACTCAGGAAAAACTGGACAAAAAATTAGAAGAACAGCGAAAAAACCAAAATCAATACGAAAAACTTACGATGGATTTGGTAACAAGCGATAACGACATAAGAAATATAAAACAGAACTTTATAGATACGCACAGCCGAGATTTGATGGAATTTGAAGAGCGGATGTACAAAATAACAGAGTCGTCGGCTTCTCTAAAAGAAAAATTGAATCAATCGCGGGAAGATTTGAAGAATTTGGGTTCTGTAAACTTGATGGCACCAGAAGAATTTGAAGAGCAAAAAGAACGATATGAAAAATTGCAGGCAAGTTATGACGACACAAATAAATCGCTGGAAAATCTTATAAGGGTTTCAGAAGAAATAAAAACAAAATCCACAGAGATGTTTTTGGACACATACAACAAGATAAAAAAGAATTTTCACAATATGTTCCGAAAACTTTTTGGTGGCGGAAAAGGAGAACTGCGTCTCGTAGATCCTCAAAATGTTCTAGTTTCCGGCATAGATATTTATGCAGAGCCTCCTGGAAAAAAATTGCAAAATATTGCGTTGCTCTCTGGCGGCGAAAAAACGATGACTGCTGTCGCACTGCTATTTGCAACCTATCAGGTAAGGCCGAGTCCGTTCTGTCTTTTGGACGAAATCGATGCAGCGCTTGACGACAAAAACGTTTCAAGTTTTGTAACTGCCTTGCGTTCTTTTTCAAGGCTTTCTCAATACATCGTAATTACGCACAACAAAAAAACAGTTACTGGCGCTAACACGATGCTTGGTGTTACGATGCAGGAATCTGGTGTAAGCAAAGTTATGACGATGCGCCTTGATAAAGAAATTAAAATTGAAAAAGAAGACGGCGAAGAGGATTTTATTGAAGAAGAAGTTGAGCCAGAGCCAAATGTTTATATTCCTCCTAGACCTGCAAAAAGGATTCACAATCCAGACGGAAGTATAACAGATCCAGAAATCGAAAAGATAAAAGAAGAATCAAAACTTGCAAGCCAAAGAGCAATGGATTCTCTAAAGGCAGAAAAGAATGATTGA
- a CDS encoding DEAD/DEAH box helicase has product MAQEITFHSLNILEELTKKLEENNITVPTKVQIQAIPLIQNGTSILFQSETGTGKTYAYLLPLLTKILSEEESKDIKLMIIAPTFELASQIKAQIQKISSIKTALLIGGAPIKRQIENLKEKPNVIIGTPARLYELFSLKKIKLENLCAVVLDEVDRLLAPELKDETLALLKSPKKNVQMIALSATITKSTQKILSDTKLRSDGNLEHKVETLFLPPEDVLKKRITHLAVFAENRDKIETLRKILVAENPSKCLIFTSKLDQVENIVSKLRYKGIDCSYVHAKMDKVERKSNIDRFKSGKIKILVTSDLSSRGLDILEISHIIQMDLPSNEDFFIHRAGRTARAGKTGINIVIGDVFEMKKYAQLEKKLGIIVYPKILYKGKLISPNGIEEV; this is encoded by the coding sequence ATGGCTCAAGAAATCACTTTTCATTCCTTAAATATTTTAGAAGAACTCACAAAAAAACTCGAAGAAAATAACATAACAGTTCCAACAAAAGTTCAAATACAGGCGATTCCGCTTATACAAAACGGAACATCCATTCTTTTTCAAAGCGAAACAGGAACTGGAAAAACCTATGCATATCTTTTGCCTCTCCTGACAAAAATTCTTAGCGAAGAAGAATCAAAAGACATAAAATTGATGATTATTGCGCCAACTTTTGAACTTGCAAGCCAAATAAAAGCTCAAATTCAAAAAATCTCTTCAATAAAGACGGCACTTTTAATCGGTGGCGCTCCTATAAAACGGCAGATAGAAAATTTAAAGGAAAAACCCAATGTGATAATTGGCACTCCTGCAAGACTTTATGAACTTTTCAGCCTAAAAAAAATAAAACTTGAAAATCTCTGCGCAGTCGTTTTAGACGAAGTTGACCGATTGCTTGCTCCAGAGTTGAAAGATGAAACCCTTGCTCTTTTAAAATCGCCAAAAAAAAATGTGCAGATGATTGCATTGAGTGCAACTATAACAAAGTCCACTCAAAAAATTCTTTCCGACACAAAATTGCGTTCTGACGGAAATTTAGAACACAAGGTTGAAACGCTTTTTCTTCCGCCAGAAGATGTTTTAAAAAAACGAATAACTCATCTGGCGGTATTTGCGGAAAATCGCGATAAAATCGAAACTTTAAGAAAAATTTTGGTTGCAGAAAATCCTTCAAAATGTCTGATTTTTACGAGTAAACTCGATCAGGTGGAAAATATAGTTTCAAAATTGCGATATAAAGGAATTGATTGCTCTTATGTGCATGCAAAAATGGACAAAGTCGAGCGAAAATCAAATATTGACAGATTCAAAAGTGGAAAGATAAAAATTCTAGTTACAAGCGACTTATCTAGCCGAGGTTTAGATATTTTAGAAATCTCGCACATAATTCAGATGGATTTGCCTTCAAACGAGGATTTTTTTATTCACCGTGCAGGAAGAACTGCAAGAGCTGGAAAAACAGGAATAAACATAGTTATTGGCGATGTATTTGAAATGAAAAAATACGCTCAATTAGAAAAAAAACTCGGTATCATTGTATATCCCAAAATACTTTATAAAGGAAAACTTATTTCCCCAAACGGAATTGAAGAAGTCTAG
- a CDS encoding glycosyltransferase family 4 protein, with protein sequence MNIGIDTFGCGHGKTGLGSYLSSLSAQLKNTDKNKFELFGSEIDRYTYGSETGLNFFSVKLPDSERAEIFWHYAFANFFAKRRHYSAVLYTAGARYLPFFYSIPGVAVVHDVVSELYLSGGSERRKARVIFSLKNASKIIAVSHFIRRDLIKLGVKDEKIVVVYNGINHSEFYPREDLEPELMDIKPFSVKKPYFIYPSQMSAATKKHVELIRAFNLFKERTHLGHRLVLTGKEGNVTQDVKNEILKSKFREDIFIVGFFPHESFPLLYSNSEGCLFPSINEGVGLPVLEALATGIPVACSNAGSLPEIAGDNALYFNSDDIEEMAKAIELLAVDSALRKKLKASGIEWTKRFSWDKTAEKTIEVLKSVAK encoded by the coding sequence ATGAATATCGGCATTGATACTTTTGGCTGCGGTCATGGAAAAACAGGTTTAGGTTCATATCTTTCTTCACTTTCTGCACAGTTAAAAAATACCGATAAAAACAAATTTGAACTTTTTGGTTCAGAAATCGACAGATACACCTACGGTAGCGAAACTGGACTCAACTTTTTTTCTGTAAAACTCCCAGACAGCGAACGCGCAGAAATTTTTTGGCACTATGCTTTTGCGAATTTTTTTGCAAAACGCAGGCATTATTCGGCTGTTTTATATACCGCTGGCGCTCGCTATCTTCCTTTTTTTTACAGCATTCCTGGCGTTGCGGTTGTGCACGATGTTGTATCAGAACTTTATCTTTCTGGCGGTTCTGAAAGAAGAAAGGCTAGGGTGATATTTTCCCTCAAAAATGCTTCCAAAATAATTGCAGTAAGCCATTTTATCCGCCGCGATTTGATAAAACTTGGTGTAAAAGACGAAAAAATCGTTGTTGTCTATAACGGAATAAATCATTCTGAATTTTATCCAAGAGAAGATTTAGAGCCAGAATTGATGGATATAAAACCTTTTTCTGTAAAAAAACCTTATTTTATTTATCCGTCTCAAATGTCTGCTGCAACAAAAAAACATGTAGAATTGATAAGGGCATTCAATCTGTTTAAAGAGAGAACTCATCTTGGACACCGCCTAGTTTTAACAGGCAAAGAAGGAAATGTTACTCAAGATGTAAAAAATGAAATTCTAAAATCAAAATTTAGAGAAGATATTTTTATTGTGGGGTTTTTCCCGCACGAAAGTTTTCCGCTTTTGTATTCAAATTCAGAGGGCTGCCTTTTTCCTTCGATAAATGAAGGCGTTGGGCTTCCTGTTTTAGAAGCACTTGCGACTGGAATTCCTGTTGCTTGTTCAAATGCCGGCTCTCTCCCAGAAATTGCAGGCGACAATGCACTCTATTTTAACAGCGACGATATAGAAGAAATGGCAAAAGCTATAGAGTTGCTGGCAGTAGACTCCGCTTTACGAAAAAAATTGAAGGCTAGTGGCATTGAGTGGACAAAGCGATTTAGTTGGGATAAAACTGCAGAAAAAACTATTGAGGTTTTAAAAAGCGTTGCAAAATAA
- a CDS encoding ATP-binding protein translates to MELYKELRSDENDPLFDTTNMLYKEFPSDFRQIRYFTLLIVQSAPLEIKEINLLEQQISEVIKNAVKHGNNCDINKKVRVWYSFSPSHAHLIVKDEGEGFKELENWNEFNRKRIDCLQNHKFEELANYVSFRTKKSDDQDGGNALFAALEYWDGGYVYNGKRNGVAMLKRFQQKHHGVAVDEE, encoded by the coding sequence ATGGAACTTTACAAAGAGTTACGCTCGGATGAAAATGACCCGCTTTTCGATACAACAAATATGCTTTACAAGGAATTTCCTTCCGATTTTCGCCAGATTCGTTATTTTACACTCTTGATAGTACAGTCGGCGCCTCTTGAAATAAAGGAAATAAACCTTCTTGAACAGCAAATTTCAGAAGTGATAAAAAATGCTGTAAAACACGGCAATAATTGCGACATCAACAAAAAAGTTAGAGTTTGGTATTCGTTCAGTCCGTCGCATGCACACCTGATTGTAAAAGATGAAGGAGAAGGCTTTAAAGAGCTTGAAAACTGGAACGAATTTAACAGAAAGCGAATAGATTGTTTGCAAAATCACAAATTTGAAGAACTTGCAAACTACGTTTCTTTTAGAACAAAAAAATCTGACGACCAGGATGGCGGAAACGCTTTGTTTGCAGCACTAGAATACTGGGACGGCGGTTACGTTTACAACGGAAAGAGAAATGGCGTTGCTATGTTAAAGAGATTTCAGCAAAAGCATCATGGCGTCGCTGTTGATGAAGAATAA
- a CDS encoding anti-sigma factor antagonist: MELKIRKNGEVYIIDVNGEMDLYNSYKLKELVMKMLEKNVKNFIINLEQVDYIDSSGIGALIYICSTIKKMNLKLAISNIHGSVKKVIELTKLMGYFPIANSIEEALLMVNE, translated from the coding sequence ATGGAACTGAAGATTCGTAAAAATGGAGAGGTTTATATCATTGATGTAAACGGTGAGATGGATCTTTACAATTCGTATAAATTAAAAGAACTAGTTATGAAAATGCTGGAAAAGAATGTAAAAAATTTCATCATAAATCTTGAACAGGTAGACTATATCGATTCATCAGGAATTGGCGCACTTATATACATCTGCTCTACAATAAAGAAGATGAATTTAAAATTGGCAATTTCAAACATTCACGGTTCTGTAAAAAAGGTTATCGAATTGACAAAGTTGATGGGGTATTTCCCAATCGCTAACAGCATCGAAGAAGCACTTTTGATGGTAAACGAATAG
- a CDS encoding GAF domain-containing SpoIIE family protein phosphatase gives MFNSDAIAYIPLFITAGLCAVFFIFLAIIKIRKTAKVSLLSFLSITIIIADCIYTALNPSIMRFVVVLLLASLIILPYLIMLSFGKPRKETHKKVVEEQKEDKKEIIIEDVRPEEINIVEKGRSFAQLASDAFGKKEGFQNLLDTINRSCIEVTGADGGAILMVDDFEDSINVKSFVGNFPPPYKLPDEIPHKELRVSTSFKFAAFPLRDNIFGEVASSGKAEMINEPKTDSRIFENRPEEFLKLGSYIFIPIHLRGKGIVIGLLALSKNLGKTFTQQEFDRALLLASFAEVALKTTTDFAEFYEKNEISKESKIVEDLQNILLPKKTGQLEGISFGSFTEHTEGVCSDVYDVLQARKDRISFILMDVAGKGKNSFLVMSMIRSMVRLLVNTPQSSGTILTLANKEICGETNFEHFSSIALINYNPASKTVQFSSAGTTGVYLYSKEKGSVERKSASNEPLGVEKTTTYKDIQFTVSQGDIIITFTDGLIEALDSSGKQYSMSRLSNLIKTNNALSGTLLADLIKTDMKKFVGSQMLYDDQTLLIIKIQ, from the coding sequence TTGTTCAATTCTGATGCAATAGCCTACATTCCTCTATTTATAACTGCTGGTTTATGTGCAGTGTTTTTTATCTTTCTTGCTATAATCAAAATTCGAAAAACAGCAAAGGTAAGTTTACTTTCATTTCTTTCAATCACTATCATCATAGCGGACTGCATTTACACTGCTTTAAATCCTAGCATTATGCGTTTCGTCGTAGTACTCCTTCTAGCCTCATTGATAATCCTTCCATATCTGATAATGCTTTCGTTTGGGAAACCTCGCAAAGAAACTCATAAAAAAGTTGTAGAAGAACAAAAAGAAGATAAAAAAGAAATTATAATTGAAGATGTGCGCCCAGAAGAGATAAACATCGTAGAAAAAGGTCGCTCATTTGCTCAATTAGCTTCCGATGCCTTTGGCAAAAAAGAAGGATTTCAGAATTTACTGGATACTATAAACAGGAGTTGCATAGAAGTAACAGGAGCAGATGGTGGAGCCATTTTAATGGTAGACGATTTTGAAGATTCCATAAACGTAAAATCATTTGTGGGAAACTTCCCTCCTCCTTATAAACTTCCAGATGAAATTCCACACAAGGAATTGAGAGTTTCAACAAGTTTTAAATTTGCAGCGTTTCCGCTTCGCGACAATATATTTGGCGAAGTTGCAAGTTCTGGTAAAGCAGAAATGATAAATGAACCTAAGACAGACTCCAGAATTTTTGAAAACCGGCCAGAAGAATTCTTAAAACTTGGCTCATACATTTTTATTCCAATTCACCTTAGGGGAAAAGGAATTGTAATAGGGCTTTTGGCTCTTTCTAAAAATTTAGGGAAAACTTTTACACAGCAGGAATTTGACCGTGCTTTGTTGTTAGCAAGTTTTGCAGAAGTAGCATTAAAAACTACTACAGATTTTGCAGAATTCTATGAAAAAAATGAAATTTCGAAAGAAAGCAAAATAGTTGAAGATTTACAAAATATTCTTCTTCCAAAAAAAACCGGTCAACTAGAAGGAATTTCTTTTGGGTCTTTTACAGAACACACAGAAGGTGTTTGTTCCGATGTATATGATGTATTGCAGGCAAGAAAGGATAGAATTTCATTTATCTTGATGGATGTTGCAGGAAAAGGAAAAAACTCATTTCTCGTGATGTCTATGATTCGTTCTATGGTTCGCCTATTGGTCAATACTCCGCAAAGTTCAGGGACAATATTAACTCTTGCAAACAAAGAAATCTGTGGCGAAACAAATTTTGAGCACTTTTCTTCGATTGCTCTGATAAATTACAATCCTGCAAGTAAAACCGTTCAATTTTCATCGGCAGGAACAACAGGTGTTTATCTTTATTCAAAAGAAAAAGGCAGTGTAGAAAGAAAATCTGCTTCTAATGAACCACTCGGCGTAGAAAAAACAACGACTTACAAGGATATTCAGTTTACAGTTTCTCAAGGGGATATTATAATTACATTCACTGACGGCTTGATTGAAGCGTTGGATTCTTCTGGAAAGCAATATTCCATGAGTCGTCTTTCAAATCTTATAAAAACAAACAATGCTTTATCGGGAACACTATTGGCGGACTTGATAAAGACTGATATGAAGAAGTTTGTCGGTTCACAAATGCTGTACGACGATCAGACACTTCTAATTATAAAAATTCAGTAA
- a CDS encoding transcriptional regulator, producing MSESLLSTETNEDFAKARNKALFNEIQHFLNPEEATLISFSDIKKMLKPDNETYLGMKTVPVKYIVGSESRYLDFDNRFFPKRAHLKTRWEHIDMANIKDINLPPIKLYELGGLYFVRDGNHRVSVAKAKGIEFIDAEVVSLQSEIRLTPGDSFQKMTKQVIAYEKRIFYGKTGFGDVTDYWCLDFSVPGQYDVIYNHILTHKYYINMNRTEEIGMDEAILSWFRTVYLPVIKVIDRHRTMRFFKGRTKSDIYVYIIKYWDEIKEKFGNDYSIDEAADSFTLKFGSNFRKRILNKIKKIILKKEIENFLG from the coding sequence ATGTCTGAATCGCTCTTATCGACAGAAACCAACGAAGACTTTGCAAAGGCTCGCAACAAAGCGCTTTTTAATGAAATTCAGCATTTTTTAAATCCAGAAGAAGCGACTTTGATTTCGTTTTCTGACATAAAAAAAATGTTAAAACCAGATAACGAAACCTATCTTGGAATGAAAACCGTTCCTGTAAAATATATTGTAGGAAGTGAATCTCGCTATTTGGATTTTGACAATAGATTTTTTCCAAAAAGAGCACACTTAAAAACAAGATGGGAGCATATAGATATGGCTAACATCAAAGATATAAACCTTCCGCCAATAAAACTCTACGAACTTGGTGGACTGTATTTTGTTCGCGATGGAAATCACAGAGTTTCTGTAGCAAAGGCAAAAGGAATTGAGTTTATAGATGCAGAAGTTGTAAGCCTTCAAAGTGAAATTCGCTTAACTCCTGGAGATTCATTTCAAAAGATGACAAAACAGGTTATCGCTTACGAAAAACGAATTTTTTACGGAAAAACAGGGTTTGGCGATGTAACAGATTACTGGTGCTTAGATTTTTCTGTTCCAGGTCAATACGACGTAATTTACAACCACATTTTGACGCACAAATATTACATCAATATGAACCGAACAGAAGAAATTGGAATGGACGAGGCTATTTTATCGTGGTTTAGAACAGTTTATCTTCCAGTTATAAAAGTCATAGACCGGCATAGGACTATGCGATTTTTTAAGGGCAGAACAAAAAGCGACATCTATGTATATATCATAAAATACTGGGATGAAATAAAAGAAAAATTTGGCAACGACTATAGCATAGACGAAGCAGCAGATTCGTTCACGCTAAAATTTGGCAGTAATTTTCGGAAGAGAATCTTAAACAAAATAAAAAAAATCATACTAAAAAAAGAAATTGAAAACTTCTTAGGTTGA
- a CDS encoding metallophosphoesterase, with protein MKILCVSDQIDPLVYSSLAKERFSDCVAVLSAGDLPSDYIDFIVSTLNKPTFFIFGNHNLSEFGYYHTLKKRNKGPHPTIQPGSNPLDMNGSFGGIYVGFKNIRYKKLMITDPDTGKRRPLLISGISGSKKYNNGLNQYSEFQMKIALIKMIPGLLYNKMRYGKYLDIFLTHASPRHIHDKEDACHQGFECFNSFIKRFSPSYLIHGHIHLYDANEQRITAVKNRADKETLVINAYSHIILNLFADKNDVIGEANV; from the coding sequence ATGAAAATTCTCTGCGTTTCAGATCAGATAGACCCGTTAGTATACAGCTCATTAGCAAAGGAAAGATTTTCAGACTGTGTTGCTGTTCTTAGTGCAGGTGATTTGCCGTCTGACTACATAGATTTTATAGTTTCAACCCTGAACAAGCCGACTTTTTTTATATTTGGCAACCACAATCTTTCGGAATTTGGCTACTATCACACCTTAAAAAAACGGAACAAGGGTCCACATCCAACAATTCAACCTGGAAGCAATCCTTTGGATATGAATGGAAGTTTTGGCGGAATCTATGTAGGATTTAAAAATATTCGCTACAAAAAGTTGATGATAACAGACCCAGACACAGGAAAAAGACGTCCGCTTCTAATATCTGGAATTTCTGGCTCTAAAAAATACAACAACGGCTTAAACCAATACAGCGAATTCCAGATGAAAATCGCCCTTATCAAAATGATTCCAGGTCTTTTATACAACAAAATGCGCTATGGAAAATATCTCGACATATTTTTAACTCACGCATCTCCTCGTCATATTCACGACAAAGAAGATGCCTGCCATCAGGGTTTTGAATGTTTTAATTCCTTTATAAAAAGATTCAGCCCATCCTATCTTATCCATGGGCATATTCACCTTTATGACGCAAACGAGCAACGAATTACCGCAGTAAAAAATCGAGCAGACAAAGAAACTTTGGTAATAAATGCATACAGCCACATAATTTTAAATCTTTTTGCAGATAAAAATGATGTAATTGGAGAAGCAAATGTCTGA